The stretch of DNA tatatatgttacttttaaataaatttaaagcattcttacaaattaaaatactaatttcattttgaaaaaatCTTTGTGACCCCAGAAGTAAGAATTCAAGAAATGTTTTCAGCCGATGTGTTATTGCATTTTAGTTAACTTAAACGAGACACTGTATTTTTGCGTGCATCCTTTATATTCTTAATATATGTCCTAAAAAGTAATCTTTCCCCATCACAGATCCCAGAAATTTCTTATTACATGTATTTTACATTGTATATAAAACTCAGATGGtttttcatgatttatttattttttttcaagttaaatGCTTGAGCATTGTGCTGAGTAGATGTAATTGTTTGAATAAGAAGTACTGACAATGAAATTACCCAAAACATATatcaataaaatatcaaaatgtcttTATTCAAGAAATGCACATTATTCACAACATTTGCACTTGGAATGTGCATATCCAAATCTGTCTAAAAGGAGTCAACCTCATGTGACTTTcaagtatttgtaaaaaaaaaaataaataaataaaaatgcatctgcAAGTCAATAGCAATACAAAAACCCAGCAATAAATACACTTTGaattaaattacttaaataaactaaataaataacaaatataacatcAAGTATCCTGATGAAGGCAGTGAGGCCTTCAAAATCGTTTAGAGCTCTGAACTTCGCTCGTTCAAGACAACCATTGGGTTAATATGATTTTGTGTGGAGTGCACTGAGCTTGAATTCACATTTTCTGAACTCTGATATTTCACATCAGGCACCTGAAAGGACACCATCGGACAAGGTCCCTTGATATTCATGCACACCAGCTTCTTCAATGAGGCTGTGTTAACAATGTCAAATCCCACTTTCCCACCAAACGTGCTCGGCATCCAGTATTCAGGAGAACAAATAGCATTTCCCATGAGGCCTTTGAGAGAGTAGGGCGCTCCCATCTCCACCATAGTCTCCCCGAACACAGCGTCGGGTCGGGGTTTCTCCACAAGAAGGCCAGGATACAGCTCAACCGCGTCTATGTGACCGTACAGCTCCTTCATTTCGGCTGCCAGCTCCTTGTCTCCTGTTTTACCATACAGATAAGGTTACAGTTaaataagatgtttttttaatgtgcCAATTTCTGAACCTATGTAGTTTAtgttggggttttttttttcaattttgaatGATCTTACCTGTCATATCTTCAAAAGAGGAGTAGGGCTTCATGTTGAAGCGTTTCCGGTAGGCATTTAAAGAATGGTAGCCCATCTCTCTGGAATGCTCCAGAGTTTTAACAGCCACTCCTTGAACTGCAGCAGGCAGGTTACGTCCACCAGCAACCTGCTCACACAAAAATGAGAGACATTAGCAAAGCCAGCAAAGTAAACTCTAAGGGATTGCTCACCATCATGTAATTCAAAAACTGTACGACTGTGGAACACAAGAGATATTTGGAAgagctacgttttttttttatcaaagaataaAAGCCTATGGGGTCTAAAACAAAAATGGACCCCATTAActtttttggggaaaaaacacatctttgtttatattcaacagaagaaagaaagccatttGGAACTACGTTAGGCTTCTCTGGGAAGCTTTCTATCTGTAAGTGAAACTCACCCTTCCAGCAACCTGTTTGGTGAAGGATTCCACCATGTTGCGGATGCCGTGTTTGGTTAAAATCGAGTTGTTAAACACAAACTGGTGGTGGCCGTAGACCTGGTCCTGGATCTGAAAGCTGTCGGGCATCAGCGGGTGCCAGTGATACAGAGTGTTGAATTCAGCTGCGATGCGGTTCTGGTACTGGAAGCGCTCACTGAAGAGAAGCTCCGGGTCAAACTTGAGCTTGAAGTGGTAGCCACTCAGGTGCTGAACATAGTCCTCGATCACAATTTTGATGGTCTCACCTGGGAGAAAAAAAAGCGGGAATATTTCATTCCTCCACAAAGTTATGAAGATCAGGAAGGTTTCAGATGATAAGACCAAGACTCACCAATCAGGATGAGACGAGTGGTTTGGAAGATCCTCTCGTCGTCCCAGTCGGGATGCTCTTGCTTCATGATGTCACAGACGCGGTTGTGTTCACGAAGCCAAATGGAGGCATACATCATCAAACCTGGAACCAGACCGAAGGCCTCGTGGCCCACAGCAAATCTCTGTTCCTCTGGGACGTGAGGAGGATAGTGCATCTCCACCTGGACATCCTTCACCAATGGAGGATACACCTCACCATCCACAACCTATGAGTCAAATACATGTTTAATATACTAGGTTTAAACCAACAAGCAATACTTGTGTTCATTATaaaaagatagttcacccaaaaacaaaaattcgccccatcatttatttaccctcatctcattccaaacctgtagtttctttcttcagcattgaagaagatattttgaagaatggctTGAATAAAAGTCAATGGGATCCAAAGTTTTTTTGGTCCCTactgactttcattgcatggacTCCGGAAAAGAATGAAAcgaatggcagaattttcattttggggtgaaaaaaATCTTTTAAGTGCTGTCCACAAACCTGATACTTTAGCTTTCCATCTTTAAATAGACGAAGTTTGTGTTGTCTCTCCAGCGTCTCTCCATAAATATGCCCCAAATCCACCTAAAACATCAGAGAAATTTTAGAAATTGTATTGAAGTTCCCTGTTCCTTATAGACTTTTGATGGGATGTAAAATGTTCCCAGGTAAAATGGTTAATGTATGCCACTTACTCCATGGCCCAGGGCTTTGGTGAAGGCTGGTCCTTTTTTAAAGTCTGACTTGAAGAACTGATGACTGAAATGCTGGGCGAAGAAAGCAAACATGAGACTGGTCCTCTGTGGATCAGGGATGAACTGTTTCCTCACCAGCACCCTCTCCACCACCTGCTTTGCATTTGGGAGATCGGGTGTAGGGCAGTTCTTGGACAATGGGGCAAGGGTGCGGGAGTAATAGGACAAGTTAGAATACACTTCCCAGCTTTTGTAGTTGTAATCTGAATTGTACGTCGGTGGACTGTTGACCAAATGGGACCTTGCTGTAAACCAGGAAAGAGGAAaagttacattttacatatttatttagtcacattttatttatttaattcttttgaATTCACATTTCACTTACATGTCAGGACATATCTCATTATAGCATCTCTCAGGAAGGAGATGTTGTTGATGATGTCCCAGATCCATTTATAATGGGTTAAAAGATAATGCACTATGTTTGGGCTGGGTTTCAGAGTTGATTTGATAAGTGTGAGAAGTTCAGCTGTGAGGAaagaataaatatgaataaataaatatgaataaatgtgttGAGTGCACACATCTTCTCTTATATAAAAGTTTCTATAGAAAAACAATCCACGGCCAGACTTACGGGTAGTACAGTTTTCACCATAATATCCTGTCCTGGTACAGTCACATTCATAAGCATCAGCACCCTTGGATAAACACACACCCTGGTTTTGGCAAGGCTGTGCACAGCAAGGTTCGTCTGCAGGAAACAGCCACAAAGAAAAGGCATGATTAGAACAATAATTTCGGGTAGAACAATCAAACTCTGAAAGAAGCACGAATAGTAAATCTAACATTGCTAAGTTAACTTACATCCTTCACCGGGAAAGATCCAAAAGCTTGAAAGTAAGACCAGGCAAATCAGTTTATTCATTCCAGAAGTTGTATCTAGAATGTTTTACTCTGAAGCAGAAGCGCGTAGCCTACTTTGGTAGAGCGCGTGGAATGTGAGCGCCTTGATGGGCTCGCGTGCCTTTTAAACTGCAGGACGCTTGCGTAATTTCAAAAAATTCAAAGACGACGTCTTAGGCTATGTCTATAACGTCAGAAGCCTACTGTATTTTTCCATATGTTCCACGTTTCAcggatttattctttttttaaggatttataTTCAGGAAGAAATagctaataatttattattaaacgaATAGAAAcgtatttattaatttgaaataggTTATTTAGCCTATCAAATTGGTATTGGTAAACACTTTTACAATGacaaatgtatattaaataataaacctAGTAAAATCTTAATGGTAATTATAGTTATATTAGTCTATAATCTGAATTAGTATATTTAGTTTATAACATATCCAGTGTTTATAAGTAGCCTACTTTAGTCTATGTTCCTCCAAAATATGTAGGCTAATTCTATTATATGAGTAAATTATAAATTAGCCCATTATAATTTATTAGgcctattatatttattatacattctGATCACATGACTTTAAATTGAGAAAAGATAGAATCACTTTGTAAACCTCCATAGTTTTCAAAACCATACACGAgtaggttttcaagagctggtgtgaataaatatagatttattctCAAAGAGACAGaatagtctgcgcatgacctgatgttttattcggacccagaaggcgagatgaacatcacggagcgctaaacactcctgcagtgtgttTCATTCATTCTCGAAGCTCGCGCAGAAaatcaggaaactcctaatatggacaaagcgTTCAGCTATCGCTGTATTAGAACaatttttttcacagaaaaacagaacCTTTTGAAACTCGAAGACAATAAACATACGAGTGCGaaaatatatggtttttcaagtccAGCATGTGATAAATAAAGTAGGCTATATGAACAACTAAGTATACaccaccagtcaaaagttttggaACAGTAAAATTGTTAATGTTCTTTTAAAGAAGTCTGTTtacaaagtctgcatttatttgatcataaagtacagaaaaaactgtaacatttttaaatattttactagcttattaaaaaaaaactttttgtgataatgttgaaaacctgAGTAGAATTTtattcaggtttctttgatgaaagaaagttcagaagaacagcatttatctaaaatataaatcttttgtaaaatggtCTATTTATCATCATTTTTGACCAATT from Carassius gibelio isolate Cgi1373 ecotype wild population from Czech Republic chromosome B2, carGib1.2-hapl.c, whole genome shotgun sequence encodes:
- the LOC127950607 gene encoding prostaglandin G/H synthase 2, giving the protein MNKLICLVLLSSFWIFPGEGYEPCCAQPCQNQGVCLSKGADAYECDCTRTGYYGENCTTPELLTLIKSTLKPSPNIVHYLLTHYKWIWDIINNISFLRDAIMRYVLTSRSHLVNSPPTYNSDYNYKSWEVYSNLSYYSRTLAPLSKNCPTPDLPNAKQVVERVLVRKQFIPDPQRTSLMFAFFAQHFSHQFFKSDFKKGPAFTKALGHGVDLGHIYGETLERQHKLRLFKDGKLKYQVVDGEVYPPLVKDVQVEMHYPPHVPEEQRFAVGHEAFGLVPGLMMYASIWLREHNRVCDIMKQEHPDWDDERIFQTTRLILIGETIKIVIEDYVQHLSGYHFKLKFDPELLFSERFQYQNRIAAEFNTLYHWHPLMPDSFQIQDQVYGHHQFVFNNSILTKHGIRNMVESFTKQVAGRVAGGRNLPAAVQGVAVKTLEHSREMGYHSLNAYRKRFNMKPYSSFEDMTGDKELAAEMKELYGHIDAVELYPGLLVEKPRPDAVFGETMVEMGAPYSLKGLMGNAICSPEYWMPSTFGGKVGFDIVNTASLKKLVCMNIKGPCPMVSFQVPDVKYQSSENVNSSSVHSTQNHINPMVVLNERSSEL